Proteins encoded within one genomic window of Ranitomeya variabilis isolate aRanVar5 chromosome 4, aRanVar5.hap1, whole genome shotgun sequence:
- the LOC143766231 gene encoding uncharacterized protein LOC143766231 encodes MPLSIFKSDELEITQDAIEVIAITPDTPSSLHSKDLLSDPLKKILSSDSLQTTKKNKSQKRGIKKRTALKSKKTISSSEYGNSFPLETSLVNHQKLHTEKRFSCSTCGRNFKQKSDLVIHERTHTGEKPYSCSECDQCFKVKSKLIRHQKTHTGEKPHLCSECGKCFTHKSYLVIHQRTHTGEKPYSCSECGKCYAHKSHLVTHQRTHTGEKPFSCSECGKCFVDNPHLVRHQRTHTGEKPFSCSECGKCFSQKYCLVFHQKTHTGKKAHSCSECGKSFGQRSYLVTHQRTHTGEKPYSCLECGKCFRLKSWLVSHHRTHTGEKPYSFAECGKSYGHRSYLVSHQRTHKEGNPFSCSECGKCFVLKSHFVRHQKTHIGEKPFSCSECWKCFTCKSFLVQHQRIHTGEKPYSCSECGKCFLFKSYLVRHQRTHMEEKPFSCSECGKCFLLKLYLVRHQRTHMGEKPFFCSECGKCFTQKCHLLEHLKSHTGESIMIPRM; translated from the coding sequence ATGCCCttatcaatttttaaatcagatgaactTGAGATCACACAGGATGCAATTGAAGTgattgccattactccagatacaccatcatcccttcacagcaaagatctattgTCTGATCCTTTGAAAAAGATCCTATCTTCCGATTCATTACAGACTACTAAGAAAAATAAAAGtcagaaaagaggcattaaaaaaagaACTGCTCTTAAATCAAAGAAGACAATTTCaagttcagaatatggaaatagttttcccctcgAAACATCTTTGGTTAATCATCAAAAACTTCACACCGAGAAGAGATTTTCTTGTTCCACTTGTGGGAGAAATTTTAaacagaaatcagatcttgttattcATGAAAGAACTCAtactggggagaagccatattcatgttcagaatgtgatcaGTGTTTTAAAGTGAAATCAAAACTTATCagacatcagaaaactcacacaggggagaagccacatctatgttcagaatgtgggaaatgttttacccataaATCTTATcttgttattcaccagagaactcacacaggggagaagccatattcatgttcagaatgtggaaaatgttatgcaCATAAATCACATCTTGtcacacaccagagaactcacacaggggaaaagcctttttcatgttcagaatgtgggaaatgttttgtagatAATCCACACCTTgtcagacatcagagaactcacacaggggagaaacctttttcatgttccgaatgtgggaaatgttttagccagaaatattGTCTTGTTTttcaccagaaaactcacacagggaagaaagcacattcatgttcagaatgtgggaaatcttttggaCAGCGATCATatcttgttacacaccagagaactcacacaggggagaagccgtattcatgtttagaatgtgggaaatgttttagacttAAATCTTGGCTTGTtagtcaccatagaactcacactggggagaagccttatTCATTTGCAGAATGTGGTAAAAGTTATGGACACAGATcatatcttgttagtcaccagagaactcacaaagAGGGAAATCCTTTTTCATgctcagagtgtgggaaatgttttgtattgAAATCGCATTTTGTTAGACACCAGAAgactcacataggggagaagcccttttcatgttcagaatgttggaaatgttttactTGTAAATCATTTCTTGTtcaacatcaaagaattcacacaggggagaaaccatattcatgttcagaatgtgggaaatgttttttatttaaatcatatcttgttagacatcagagaactcacatggaggagaagcctttttcctgttcagaatgtggaaaatgttttttacttaaattatatcttgttagacatcagagaactcacatgggggagaagccttttttctgttcagaatgtgggaaatgttttactcaaaAATGTCACCTTCTTGAACATCTAAAATCCCACACGGGGGAATCCATTATGATACCTAGAATGTGA